From the genome of Fundidesulfovibrio putealis DSM 16056:
CCCCGAGATTCCGGAGCGGTGGAAAGAGATACACCGCCGCTGCCTCGCGGGGGAGGTGGCCAGCGCCGATGAAGACCCCTTCGTGCGGGAAGACGGGCAGACGCAATGGCTCCAGTGGGAAATTCGCCCGTGGCATACGGGGTCTGGAGCCGTGGGAGGCATCGTCGTTTTCAGCCAGGACATCACCGAGCGGAAAACGGCCGTGCAGGCGCTTGCGCAAAGCGCCCGGGAATACCGGACGCAGAGCGAGTTCCTGAAAAGCCTCATCGACAACGCCCCCCTGGTGATCGGGGTGGTGGAAGGCCCGGAACACCGGTACATCCTGGCCAACGCCGCGCTGGAAGCAACCCCCGAGGACCAGTCCCGGCCCATCGTCGGACGCACCGTGAGGGAGGCGTTCCCGTCGGTGGCGGATGATCTCTCCCGCATGTTCGACCAAGTGTACGCCACGGGCAGCAATGTGCCCATGAAGGAATACAAGGTGCCCATCGGGAACAAGACCACCTGGTGGAACGCGGAATTCATCCCCCTGCTCGACGACCGGGGGACGGTGTCCCGGATGCTCGTCATCGGGCACGAGGTCACCGAGCTGATCACGGCCCGCGACAAGGCGCAGCGGGCCAACCAGGCAAAGTCGGAGTTCCTGGCCAACATGAGCCATGAGATCCGCACGCCCCTCAACGGGGTGCTGGGGATGCTCCAGCTCATGGAGACGACCGCGCTGGACGGGGAGCAGAAGGAGTATCTGCACGCGGCCGTCCAGTCCTCAAACCGCCTGACCCGGCTGCTCTCAGACATTCTGGATCTCTCCAGGATCGAGGCGGGCAAGCTGGTCGTCCAGGAAAGGGAGTTCGAGTTCAGCAACCTGAGGGACTCGGTTCTGGAGCTGTTCTCCCCCTCCGCGAAGAACAAAAACCTGCACCTGGATTGCGTCATCGACGAGAGCGTGCCGCCGATACTTGCGGGCGACGAGGTCCGTCTGCGGCAGATACTGTTCAACCTGGTCGGCAATGCGATCAAATTCACGGATTCAGGCACCGTGCACGTGGAGATATGCGGATTGCAGACCAGCGGGAGAGCCAGGCCCAGGTTACTCTTCATGGTGAGCGACTCCGGCATCGGCATTCCCGACGAGGTGCTCAAGGACATCTTCGAACCGTTCGCCCAGGCCGAGGGCGCCTATACCCGACGCTTTCAAGGCGCAGGGCTGGGTCTGTCCATCGTTCGAAGGCTGATGAAGGTCATGGACGGCGAACTCTGCATAGAAAGCGCTGAGGGGCTCGGCACGACCGTATTCTTCTCGCTGCCGTACACCCTGCTTGTCGACCGGGCTGAAAGTGATTCTCCTGTATGCCCCAGCTGCAGCCGGACCGGAAAGACCCTGCACGTCCTTCTGGCCGAGGATGACAGGGTAAGCATGGTCACCGGAAAACGGATGCTCGAAAAGCTTGGCTATAAGGTCTCAACAGCCACGCACGGCATGGAGGCCCTGCAGGTTCTCTCCGAACAGGATATCGACCTGATCCTCATGGACATCCAAATGCCTGTCATGGACGGCGTGGAGGCCACCAGGGCCATCCGGGAATCGGCGGCACTCGGCAGGAAATCCCGTCTCCCAATCATAGCCATGACCGCGTACGCCATGACCGGAGACAGGGAAAAATTCCTGGGCGCGGGAATGAACGACTACATCGCCAAGCCGGTCGACAGGAGTGTCTTGCAGGAAGTCATCGAACGCGTGATGACTGTTCAAGCAGAGCAGTAGCCTGTGCAGGCGGCTTGGCGTCCCCGACGTCTTCGGAGAGAGAAGGGGCAGAATCGGCAGGACAACGAAAAAGGCCCGCGATTGTCATCGCGGGCCTTTGTCTTTCGTGGTGCCGAGGGACGGAATTGAACCGCCGACACGGGGATTTTCAGTCCTTTAATGCTACCTTTGCCGTCATACCTCAGAATGCCTAGTTCAATAATAACAATAGATTGAAATGCAGCCGTGATACCAGGGATTACCTTGACGGACTTTTCATCCGGGACTATTCCGGGACCATGGCAGCACGATGGAATCGCACTCCGTACCCTGGCGTACGCTACCGGGAACACCCCTCCCGCAAGCACAACGGCAAGCCCGACCGGTATTTCAGCATCCGCTATTACATCAACTACAAGGATTGCGAGGAAGGGCTCGGCTGGGCCTCGGACGGCTGGAATGCCGAAAAGGCTCACAAGATTCTCGCCAAGATCAAAGAGGGCGTAAAGACGGGGGCGGGGGCGCAGAGTCTCGGCGAACTCCGGGCCGAAGCTGAAGCTCACCGCGCGAACCAGGAGATTGAGGCGAGGCGGAGCGATTTGCAACGCATGACGCTTTCCACGTTCATCGTGGAGCACTTCCTGCCGGAAATTAAGCTCTGCAAGCGCACCTGGATGGACGACAAGGGCCGGATCGACAAGCACATTCACGCCAAGCTGGGAGCGCTCCCGCTCTGCGCAATCAACAAGAACGACATCCGCGCCTTCCTGGACTTCCTGCGTGAGACCGGGGCATCTGAGGCCACCGCACTGCACTATATGGCCATTCTTCGCCGAATCTTCAACATGGCCCGCGTCACTGTTGTCGAGGGGACTCCTCTGTTTACGGGCCGAAGCCCCATGGAAGGAGTTGCCCTTCCAAAGCCGAAGAACGGTCGGGAGCGGTTTCTCAGCTACGAAGAGGCCGACCGGCTTGTCGAGGGAGCCAAGGGGGCAGCCCAGCCGGACCTCCATGCGGCCATAGTCATGGCCCTCAACACGGGCATGCGCCTTGGTGAAATACTGCGCCTTGAGTGGGTGGACGTCGATCTTAAGCACGGCATCATCACCATCCGGGAAGAGGCCGACAGAAAACCCGGAGGCAAGGTCTTCATCAACGCCGACCTGGAAACCGTCCTCATGGAGCGTTTCTCGATCCGTGGCCAGTCCCGCCTTGTCCTGGCTCCACCGAAGGGAGGGCGGGAGCGCAGTTCCCTCACGCACCGCTTTTCCGAACTTGTTGTCTCTCTGGGCTTCAATGAGCACGTGACCGACGCCAGGCACAAGGTTGTGTTTCACACTTTGCGCCACACGTTCGCTTCCTGGCTGGCCATGGCCGGGACGGACATCTACCGCATCAAGACCTTGATGCGGCACAAGACCATCACTATGACCATGCGCTACGCTCATCTCATACCTGACGCCACCAGGGCTGCCGTGCATAACCTGCGTCCGGACAACGGGGCTACAGGCTTTTAAGGCCAGCGACCTTGACGACACCGAAACGGTCAACGACCCACCTCACTAACGATTCGGTCCTGTAGGCGATCGTCCGGCCCACGCGGTAGGCCACCTCCGGCCCCATTCCGGCGCAGTCCGCATTGGAAAGCGTCTGTGAGGCCACCATGCCCCCCAGGTAGCGGTTGACTTCCTTTCGGGCAATGACCGGCGGAAGGCTCGAAACGAGCGTGCTGATGAATTCCTCTTCCTCGGCTGTCAGCTTTCTCGGCTTGCGCATGGAGACCTCATGATTGTGGCGTTGGGCGTCCCCGGACGCGAGGGTAACGAACGCCTCGGCCCAGGGAAGT
Proteins encoded in this window:
- a CDS encoding tyrosine-type recombinase/integrase, which produces MAARWNRTPYPGVRYREHPSRKHNGKPDRYFSIRYYINYKDCEEGLGWASDGWNAEKAHKILAKIKEGVKTGAGAQSLGELRAEAEAHRANQEIEARRSDLQRMTLSTFIVEHFLPEIKLCKRTWMDDKGRIDKHIHAKLGALPLCAINKNDIRAFLDFLRETGASEATALHYMAILRRIFNMARVTVVEGTPLFTGRSPMEGVALPKPKNGRERFLSYEEADRLVEGAKGAAQPDLHAAIVMALNTGMRLGEILRLEWVDVDLKHGIITIREEADRKPGGKVFINADLETVLMERFSIRGQSRLVLAPPKGGRERSSLTHRFSELVVSLGFNEHVTDARHKVVFHTLRHTFASWLAMAGTDIYRIKTLMRHKTITMTMRYAHLIPDATRAAVHNLRPDNGATGF